A genomic region of Cyanobacteria bacterium FACHB-DQ100 contains the following coding sequences:
- a CDS encoding glycosyltransferase family 39 protein, with amino-acid sequence MAHWLGLITALLIGAVLRFWNLDAKPLWMDEVITAIFSMGRNYLEVPVEQFFTVAVLDQFFQLNPTTCANIAQTVSVQSVHPPLFFCWLHQWLQWVPGDWVWRARSLSAVAGVAAIALSYGLNRVAFSPSAGTIAALVMAVSPFAIYLSQEARHYTIPILFVIVALTGLIRIQQDLLQQKHSSKIWMGWSVVNGVGFYVHYFLVLAIVAQFFALLVLQIRLKSRQPLTFWWQTWGAIVLAGLGMVAICFPWLPTFISHISRPETDWLETSTAAWWSFLVPLYQFVAGWLVMVVAFPVEHQPVWMIVLCATAMLLLAGWIVWCIVKGLKLLWNDPQTHWQTLVLASFVIAVILEFVAIVYILGKDITQVPRYNFIYYPAVCALIGASFWKLQPSKYEKPLLLYFIGGLSCVFVVSNLVFLKPFTPDRVANNILSKDCSAIVMSYNDFQDIALGLGFALAIQTKEKQQPQLCQPSRFALISRSQGYDTFWRKLATLRLEAPPIQKFWAIAPGLRMRDFPTQVTVQERGCDRNPNQQYRIGIPYVGYDCR; translated from the coding sequence TTGGCTCATTGGCTTGGCTTAATCACGGCGCTACTAATTGGTGCGGTTCTGCGGTTTTGGAATCTTGACGCAAAACCGCTCTGGATGGATGAGGTGATTACCGCAATCTTTAGCATGGGGCGGAATTATCTTGAAGTGCCAGTAGAGCAGTTTTTTACCGTTGCGGTGTTAGATCAGTTTTTTCAACTGAATCCTACAACCTGCGCGAACATTGCTCAAACAGTTTCGGTACAGTCGGTTCATCCGCCGCTATTTTTTTGCTGGCTGCATCAATGGCTGCAATGGGTTCCGGGCGATTGGGTATGGCGAGCGCGATCACTAAGTGCAGTTGCGGGAGTTGCTGCGATCGCGCTCTCATATGGGCTGAATCGAGTGGCGTTTTCTCCAAGCGCGGGAACGATCGCGGCTCTGGTCATGGCGGTATCACCGTTTGCGATCTATCTCTCTCAAGAAGCGCGTCACTATACCATTCCGATATTGTTTGTAATCGTGGCACTCACTGGATTGATTCGGATTCAACAAGATTTGCTTCAACAGAAGCACTCTTCTAAAATCTGGATGGGTTGGAGCGTTGTAAATGGTGTTGGCTTTTACGTCCATTATTTTTTAGTATTAGCGATCGTCGCTCAGTTTTTCGCGCTGTTGGTGCTGCAAATTCGATTGAAATCGAGGCAACCCTTAACGTTCTGGTGGCAGACTTGGGGTGCGATCGTCCTTGCAGGCTTGGGAATGGTTGCAATCTGCTTTCCCTGGCTCCCAACTTTTATCAGTCATATCAGTCGTCCTGAAACAGATTGGCTAGAAACCTCTACTGCTGCATGGTGGAGCTTTCTAGTTCCGCTATATCAGTTTGTTGCAGGTTGGCTTGTCATGGTGGTAGCGTTTCCGGTGGAGCATCAGCCAGTTTGGATGATTGTGCTATGCGCGACCGCAATGCTGTTGTTGGCAGGCTGGATTGTTTGGTGCATTGTAAAAGGACTAAAGCTCCTGTGGAACGATCCACAAACGCATTGGCAAACATTAGTGCTTGCAAGTTTTGTCATTGCCGTCATTCTTGAATTTGTGGCGATCGTCTACATTCTTGGCAAAGACATTACTCAAGTGCCCCGATACAATTTCATCTACTATCCAGCAGTTTGTGCATTGATCGGAGCAAGCTTTTGGAAGTTGCAGCCTTCTAAGTATGAAAAACCATTGCTGCTGTATTTTATCGGTGGTTTAAGCTGCGTTTTCGTGGTGTCTAACTTAGTGTTTCTCAAGCCGTTTACGCCCGATCGTGTTGCTAACAATATCTTGTCTAAGGACTGTAGTGCTATCGTTATGAGCTACAACGATTTTCAAGACATTGCTTTAGGATTAGGCTTTGCTTTAGCAATTCAAACTAAAGAAAAACAACAGCCGCAACTGTGTCAGCCCTCAAGATTTGCGCTAATTTCTCGATCGCAAGGCTACGACACCTTCTGGCGAAAATTAGCAACGCTAAGGCTT
- a CDS encoding PEP-CTERM sorting domain-containing protein has translation MTTDPHGSQNFPEPHSTPAAPTNAKLPQFMIVRNHSSQRRVSARRSSLARLSIGITSSWLVGNIALPAYAATFINNSGIQFEQDTTLESNFVESHGAYQSTFGVINLDTKEKTPLLTETQPSDGSETIFKPSSFRSHLGTATDFKGTPGNAVPKPVAQYKFRANQRYVLYLESTYKGRPTGVVYSNNVLNPNREQQVQFAGGVNDLCTSGITIGWDDTGSRLVRNRQQEDRDFDDFVVQMKNTTCGIGSDQITPQPEPPPSVVAELPPAPSSGGVSPLWATPLLLLPLVFGSDRGGSNPDTPSGCSGGNCKPIPEPLTILGSGSAISMAALMERRRKRKRK, from the coding sequence ATGACAACTGATCCGCATGGTTCCCAGAATTTTCCTGAGCCGCATTCCACCCCGGCAGCGCCTACAAACGCGAAGCTGCCCCAGTTTATGATCGTGCGAAATCATTCCTCGCAACGCCGTGTTTCAGCGCGGCGATCGTCTTTAGCTCGATTAAGCATCGGCATTACCAGTAGCTGGCTTGTCGGTAATATTGCGCTCCCGGCTTATGCTGCTACTTTCATCAACAATTCAGGCATTCAATTTGAACAAGACACAACCCTCGAGTCTAACTTTGTCGAATCTCACGGGGCGTATCAATCCACCTTCGGCGTAATTAACCTGGACACAAAAGAGAAAACGCCGTTGCTAACTGAAACCCAGCCCTCTGACGGGTCTGAAACAATCTTCAAGCCTTCCTCTTTCCGCAGCCACCTTGGAACGGCTACCGACTTCAAGGGCACGCCTGGCAATGCAGTTCCGAAGCCCGTGGCGCAGTACAAATTTAGAGCAAACCAGCGATACGTGCTGTATCTAGAATCTACTTACAAAGGTCGTCCGACTGGCGTAGTTTACTCAAACAATGTCCTGAATCCTAATCGCGAGCAGCAGGTGCAATTTGCTGGGGGAGTGAATGATTTGTGTACGAGTGGAATCACGATCGGCTGGGACGATACTGGCTCAAGGCTGGTGCGAAACCGCCAGCAGGAAGACCGGGATTTTGATGACTTTGTGGTGCAGATGAAGAATACAACCTGCGGAATTGGCAGCGATCAGATCACGCCGCAGCCAGAGCCACCGCCATCCGTGGTTGCTGAGTTACCGCCTGCTCCTTCTTCGGGAGGAGTCAGCCCGCTCTGGGCAACACCGCTCTTGCTGCTTCCCCTTGTTTTTGGTTCCGATCGAGGTGGGTCTAACCCAGACACTCCATCAGGCTGCTCAGGCGGAAATTGTAAGCCTATCCCAGAACCGCTGACGATTTTGGGATCAGGAAGCGCGATCTCAATGGCAGCATTGATGGAGCGACGCAGAAAACGCAAGCGTAAGTAG
- a CDS encoding dephospho-CoA kinase, which yields MTRRIGITGGIGMGKTTVSNYLAAAHRLPILDADLIARDAVAPGSPILAQIIDRYGAHLLRIDGTLDRAKLGTIVFSNPTERIWLEQQIHPYVRQMLEAECDRLAQTHPTIVLVIPLLFEANMTDLVSEIWVICCSESQQIQRLMQREKLSLEQAQARIQSQMPIKQKRDRANVILDNSTTPEALMRQVDRALSPTS from the coding sequence TTGACCCGCAGGATCGGAATTACGGGCGGAATCGGGATGGGTAAAACCACAGTTTCAAATTATCTCGCTGCTGCACATCGTTTACCGATTCTAGATGCAGATTTGATTGCGCGGGATGCAGTCGCACCGGGATCGCCGATTCTGGCTCAAATCATTGATCGCTATGGCGCTCATCTCCTCCGAATCGATGGTACGCTCGATCGAGCAAAACTAGGCACGATCGTCTTCTCTAATCCCACTGAACGCATTTGGCTAGAGCAGCAGATCCATCCGTATGTGAGGCAAATGCTTGAAGCCGAGTGCGATCGTCTTGCTCAAACTCACCCAACGATCGTGCTTGTGATTCCGCTCCTGTTTGAAGCCAATATGACCGATTTAGTGAGTGAGATTTGGGTGATTTGTTGCTCGGAGTCGCAGCAAATTCAACGACTGATGCAGCGTGAAAAGTTGAGCCTAGAGCAAGCCCAAGCGCGAATTCAAAGCCAAATGCCGATCAAGCAAAAGCGAGATCGGGCAAACGTCATTCTTGATAATTCCACAACGCCTGAAGCCCTAATGCGCCAGGTCGATCGGGCTTTATCGCCAACAAGTTGA
- a CDS encoding cyanoexosortase A system-associated protein, producing MNWVKTRNFWLSAALVSSGLVLLKLVLTPAQKPLPPSYTFPTSIPLSRWQFVQASPLGQQKLYTPSLATSVDDLTVSGRHYLYLRNGQPINIEMRYLRNYSSVSDIVKDSTVEMERIPLTPTQSSVGTHAVYQRSKQFFITGCIPATRETTITNGQLRNAQNRFDVLARRALPWFLGQVPLRDLRCLWVRMSTPINSTSTTSSEPELEQAWVEWVQWWQNNYPPES from the coding sequence TTGAACTGGGTGAAAACTCGTAATTTTTGGTTAAGCGCAGCGCTCGTAAGCAGCGGTTTGGTGTTGCTCAAGTTGGTGCTCACCCCTGCACAAAAACCGCTGCCACCGAGCTACACATTTCCCACTTCTATTCCTCTGTCTCGCTGGCAATTCGTGCAAGCTAGCCCGCTCGGGCAACAAAAGCTCTACACGCCTTCTCTCGCGACCAGCGTGGATGATTTGACCGTTTCAGGACGGCATTACCTCTATCTCCGCAACGGTCAGCCGATCAATATCGAAATGCGCTATCTTCGCAACTACTCCTCAGTCTCGGATATTGTTAAAGACAGTACGGTTGAGATGGAGCGCATTCCGCTTACGCCCACTCAATCCAGCGTTGGGACGCACGCAGTTTATCAGAGATCGAAGCAATTTTTCATCACGGGCTGCATTCCAGCAACGCGAGAAACAACCATCACAAATGGCCAGCTCCGCAACGCCCAGAATCGTTTCGATGTGCTAGCTCGCCGGGCGCTGCCTTGGTTTCTAGGACAGGTTCCGCTGCGAGATTTGCGCTGCCTTTGGGTGAGAATGTCAACGCCCATAAACTCCACTTCAACGACGAGTTCTGAACCAGAACTCGAACAAGCTTGGGTTGAATGGGTGCAATGGTGGCAAAACAACTATCCGCCTGAATCTTAA
- a CDS encoding fatty acid desaturase, which translates to MTASLTPDYSTLTSPETKLRLKDIIKTLPRECFQKNMQKAWTTLIVNVLMVGLGYWSIQASPWFLLPFAWIFTGTALTGFFVIAHDCGHRSFANRKWVNDLIGHIFMAPLIYPFHCWRISHNQHHNHTNKMDVDNAWQPWRPEVYDSLDPITRIAYKTTRGRLWWLASVLHWAIVHFNLANYKPKDHGKVKLSIAVVVAFAAIAFPALFLTVGAWGFVKFWLMPWLVYHFWMSTFTLVHHTLPDIQFKEPEEWDAAQAQLFGTVHCDYPKWIEFLCHDINVHIPHHLCTAIPSYNLRLAHHSLTQIWGTQLRQYKFSWGLMKEITDRCHLYHPEYAYQSFRSYKK; encoded by the coding sequence ATGACAGCATCGCTCACGCCCGATTATTCGACTCTGACGAGTCCCGAAACAAAACTTCGATTGAAAGACATTATCAAGACGCTACCGCGTGAGTGCTTTCAAAAAAATATGCAAAAAGCCTGGACAACCTTAATCGTCAATGTTTTGATGGTGGGCTTAGGCTACTGGAGTATTCAGGCTTCTCCCTGGTTTCTCCTGCCGTTTGCCTGGATTTTTACCGGAACGGCACTCACTGGCTTTTTTGTAATCGCGCATGACTGTGGACATCGATCGTTTGCCAACCGTAAATGGGTAAACGATCTCATTGGTCACATTTTTATGGCTCCGTTGATCTACCCGTTCCATTGCTGGCGGATTTCACACAACCAACACCACAATCACACCAACAAAATGGATGTGGATAATGCGTGGCAACCGTGGCGACCGGAAGTGTATGACAGTCTCGACCCGATTACAAGAATCGCTTACAAAACGACTCGCGGACGGCTCTGGTGGTTAGCATCGGTTCTGCACTGGGCGATCGTTCACTTTAACCTAGCGAACTACAAGCCGAAAGATCACGGCAAAGTGAAATTGTCGATCGCGGTTGTCGTTGCGTTTGCGGCGATCGCTTTTCCTGCTTTGTTTCTAACGGTTGGTGCGTGGGGTTTTGTTAAGTTCTGGCTGATGCCCTGGTTGGTTTATCACTTCTGGATGAGTACCTTTACGCTGGTTCACCACACCCTACCGGACATTCAATTCAAAGAGCCAGAAGAATGGGATGCCGCCCAAGCGCAATTGTTCGGCACCGTGCATTGTGACTATCCCAAGTGGATTGAATTCCTCTGCCACGATATCAATGTCCACATTCCGCATCACCTTTGTACAGCGATTCCGTCCTACAATCTGCGGCTGGCTCATCATAGCTTGACCCAAATTTGGGGGACTCAGCTAAGGCAGTACAAGTTCTCCTGGGGTTTGATGAAAGAGATCACCGATCGCTGTCATCTGTACCACCCAGAGTACGCTTACCAATCGTTCCGCTCCTACAAAAAGTAG
- the crtA gene encoding cyanoexosortase A: MKGFFNTRYLLLAIAVALTTIHFQLIWRTGHQGQFLEASIVCWAAAWFMIWRRRQELNFKSTPIASAIGLACIAWILLRSLTVNEYDSFMRFLPLMSGISVALLASGFTLNCYWRELLTLGLMAIPTTTILSQFDISSLTAEFSGSLLWYAGFRVIQEGVLLHLPTGSVEVYPGCSGLQLIWQHLSLGILFVLVFPIGWMRSLIVSIAAVLIAFVVNSIRVALMAVLVAQNNRDAFDYWHLGTGSLIFSLISVSLFGLLCYVLLEQVDRAEEEEEVQA; this comes from the coding sequence ATGAAAGGGTTTTTCAACACCCGTTACTTACTGCTAGCGATCGCAGTCGCCCTGACGACCATCCATTTCCAACTGATCTGGAGAACCGGTCATCAGGGGCAATTTTTGGAAGCTTCGATCGTCTGTTGGGCAGCCGCTTGGTTTATGATTTGGCGCAGACGGCAGGAACTCAACTTCAAGAGCACTCCCATCGCTAGCGCGATCGGGCTTGCCTGCATTGCCTGGATATTACTTAGAAGCCTCACTGTCAATGAGTACGACTCATTTATGCGGTTTCTGCCGCTAATGTCTGGAATCAGCGTCGCGCTACTTGCTTCTGGCTTCACGCTCAATTGTTATTGGCGCGAACTCTTGACTCTGGGCTTAATGGCTATCCCCACGACCACCATTCTGTCGCAGTTCGATATCTCTTCGCTCACCGCAGAATTTAGCGGTAGTTTGCTCTGGTATGCAGGCTTTCGCGTCATTCAAGAAGGAGTGTTGCTGCATTTACCGACCGGGAGCGTTGAAGTTTATCCCGGCTGCTCTGGACTTCAGTTGATTTGGCAACACTTATCGCTCGGTATTCTGTTTGTGCTGGTGTTTCCGATCGGCTGGATGCGATCGCTGATTGTGTCGATCGCGGCTGTGCTGATCGCTTTTGTGGTTAACAGCATTCGAGTTGCGCTGATGGCAGTCTTAGTCGCGCAAAACAATCGAGACGCATTCGACTACTGGCATCTTGGAACCGGATCGCTGATTTTTTCATTGATTTCTGTTTCGCTGTTTGGCTTACTGTGCTACGTGCTGTTAGAGCAAGTCGATCGGGCAGAAGAAGAAGAGGAGGTGCAAGCTTGA